From the Streptomyces syringium genome, one window contains:
- a CDS encoding threonine synthase, with translation MPSTPLHCPRCGTGAEDFSGCGECRAEGIGANPVPPLADLSGLSLRTYPGGPWGWPAALPVTGPPVTLGEGGTPHVRVPSDHGGDGELWVKYEGANPTGSHKDRAMSVGVAAAVAAGADTVVAASSGNAGAAAAAYAARAGLRCVVFTTDEVPEPLRAQIDALGAVRVVRKDGSARNAAMREAVERFGWYPLTSFASPAPGGNAYANEGYKSVAYEIARDFGDRVATVVVPTSRADLLSGIERGFRELRTAGLLARVPALVAAEPDAAAPFTAALARSAPAEQERTSVPYRPSPAFSLGEERPTWQGLDALRRSDGSAVAVPTGEFMAEHRSLGAQGLFLEPSSAVGVAAARRWVREHGGLVVAVGTATGLKATAGIRGVEPTTVPELSQLTP, from the coding sequence ATGCCTTCGACACCCCTGCACTGCCCCCGCTGCGGAACCGGGGCCGAGGACTTCTCGGGGTGCGGCGAGTGCCGCGCGGAGGGCATCGGCGCGAACCCGGTGCCGCCCCTCGCCGATCTGTCCGGGCTGTCGCTGCGGACGTACCCGGGCGGGCCCTGGGGCTGGCCTGCCGCCCTGCCGGTGACCGGACCGCCGGTGACGCTCGGCGAGGGCGGCACGCCCCACGTGCGGGTCCCCTCCGACCACGGGGGCGACGGCGAGTTGTGGGTGAAGTACGAGGGCGCCAATCCGACCGGTTCGCACAAGGACCGGGCGATGTCCGTGGGTGTCGCGGCCGCGGTCGCCGCCGGGGCGGACACCGTGGTCGCGGCCTCGTCCGGCAACGCGGGCGCGGCCGCCGCGGCGTACGCGGCGCGCGCCGGGCTGCGGTGCGTGGTCTTCACCACGGACGAGGTGCCCGAACCGCTGCGGGCGCAGATCGACGCGCTGGGCGCGGTCCGGGTGGTGCGCAAGGACGGCTCCGCGCGGAACGCGGCGATGCGGGAGGCCGTGGAGCGGTTCGGCTGGTATCCGCTGACCAGCTTCGCCTCGCCCGCCCCCGGCGGCAACGCCTACGCCAACGAGGGCTACAAGTCCGTCGCGTACGAGATCGCCCGGGACTTCGGGGACCGGGTCGCGACAGTGGTGGTCCCCACCAGCCGCGCCGATCTGCTGTCCGGCATCGAGCGCGGCTTCCGTGAGCTGCGCACCGCCGGGCTGCTGGCCCGTGTCCCCGCTCTGGTGGCGGCCGAGCCCGACGCGGCGGCGCCCTTCACGGCGGCGCTGGCCCGTAGCGCGCCGGCGGAGCAGGAGCGCACGTCCGTGCCCTATCGCCCCTCCCCCGCCTTCTCCCTCGGCGAGGAGCGCCCCACCTGGCAGGGGCTCGACGCGCTCCGCCGGTCGGACGGCTCGGCGGTCGCCGTCCCGACCGGGGAGTTCATGGCCGAGCACCGGAGCCTGGGCGCCCAGGGACTGTTCCTGGAGCCCTCCTCGGCGGTGGGTGTCGCCGCCGCCCGCCGCTGGGTCCGTGAGCACGGCGGGCTGGTCGTCGCGGTCGGTACCGCGACAGGCCTGAAGGCCACCGCGGGCATCCGCGGCGTGGAGCCGACGACGGTCCCGGAGCTGTCGCAGCTGACGCCGTGA